One segment of Hippopotamus amphibius kiboko isolate mHipAmp2 chromosome 2, mHipAmp2.hap2, whole genome shotgun sequence DNA contains the following:
- the LOC130845823 gene encoding adenylate kinase 4, mitochondrial-like translates to MASKLLRAVILGPPGSGKGTVCQRIAENFGFQHLSSGHFLRENIKANTEVGDMAKQYIEKGLLVPDHVITRLMLSELENRRDQHWLLDGFPRTLVQAEALDKLCDLDLVITLNIPFETLKDRLSRRWIHPPSGRVYNLDFNPPQVHGIDDVTGEPLVQQEDDKPEAVAARLRQYKDVAKPVIELYKSRGVLHQFSGTETNKIWPYVYTLFSNKITPIQSKEAY, encoded by the exons ATGGCTTCCAAACTCCTGCGCGCGGTCATCCTTGGGCCGCCCGGCTCGGGCAAGGGCACCGTGTGCCAGAGGATCGCCGAGAACTTTGGCTTCCAGCATCTCTCCAGCGGCCACTTCTTGCGGGAGAACATCAAGGCCAACAC AGAAGTTGGCGATATGGCAAAGCAGTACATAGAGAAAGGTCTTTTGGTCCCAGATCACGTGATCACACGCCTCATGCTGTCGGAGCTGGAGAACAGGCGCGACCAGCACTGGCTACTGGATGGTTTTCCTAGAACATTAGTTCAGGCTGAAGCCTTGGACAAATTATGTGACCTGGATCTAGTGATCACTTTGAACATTCCATTTGAAACACTCAAAGATCGTCTCAGCCGACGTTGGATTCACCCTCCTAGTGGAAGGGTATATAACCTGGACTTCAACCCACCTCAGGTACATGGGATTGATGACGTCACTGGTGAACCATTGGTCCAGCAGGAGGACGACAAACCTGAAGCAGTTGCTGCCAGACTAAGACAGTACAAGGATGTGGCAAAACCAGTCATCGAATTATACAAGAGCCGAGGAGTGCTCCACCAGTTTTCGGGAACAGAGACTAACAAGATCTGGCCCTACGTTTACACACTTTTCTCGAACAAGATCACACCTATTCAGTCCAAAGAAGCCTACTGA